Proteins encoded together in one Lepisosteus oculatus isolate fLepOcu1 chromosome 2, fLepOcu1.hap2, whole genome shotgun sequence window:
- the abracl gene encoding costars family protein ABRACL has protein sequence MNVEHEVSLLADEIRRLGSPNADGKISVKFGVLFNDDKCANLFEALVGTLKAAKRKKIVTFQGELLLQGVHDNVDVVLLQD, from the exons ATGAACGTGGAACATGAGGTGTCCCTATTAGCTGATGAAATCCGTCGACTTGGCAGTCCAA atgctGATGGCAAAATCAGTGTTAAGTTTGGAGTTCTGTTTAATGATGACAAATGTGCAAACCTCTTTGAAGCTCTAGTGGGGACCCTGAAAGCGGCCAAGCGCAAGAAGATCGTTACTTTTCAGGGGGAGCTTCTTTTACAAGGTGTCCATGATAATGTAGATGTTGTATTGCTCCAAGACTGA